In Patescibacteria group bacterium, the following are encoded in one genomic region:
- a CDS encoding prepilin-type N-terminal cleavage/methylation domain-containing protein, producing MYQFSKKGFTLLEILLVIAIIAILAAIVIVAINPGKQLADSRNAQRWTNVNTVLNAVYQYSLDNNGNLPASITAVNTEICKSGGTCTGLIDLSVLTTNEVYLTSIPTDPQGVSTNGAGYEIVKTANGRVTISAPDAENNVTISVTR from the coding sequence ATGTATCAGTTTTCAAAAAAAGGCTTCACTCTTTTGGAGATTTTATTGGTGATTGCTATTATTGCCATTTTAGCGGCAATTGTCATTGTTGCTATTAATCCTGGCAAACAATTAGCAGACTCCAGAAATGCCCAAAGATGGACGAACGTCAACACCGTTCTCAACGCCGTTTATCAGTATTCTCTGGATAACAATGGCAATTTACCAGCTTCAATTACCGCAGTCAACACAGAAATTTGCAAATCAGGCGGAACCTGCACTGGCTTGATTGATTTGTCAGTTTTGACCACCAATGAAGTTTATTTAACCTCAATTCCTACCGATCCCCAAGGGGTCTCGACTAATGGCGCCGGCTACGAAATTGTTAAAACTGCAAATGGGAGGGTAACAATTTCTGCACCTGATGCGGAAAATAATGTTACGATTTCAGTCACGCGCTAA
- a CDS encoding type II secretion system protein, translating into MKRDHRKTKNRLGFTLLEVLLAISVFAVMVGLTAPIFQSFQVKNDLDIAAEITAQTLRRAQALSRSGEGDSSWGFKAQIGSLVLFKGNNYLGRESSFDEVFELPSTISCSGNATEVVFDKLTGFPINIGNIILSTSNNTRTIILNEKGMVSY; encoded by the coding sequence ATGAAAAGAGATCATCGAAAAACTAAAAATCGCTTGGGTTTTACTCTTTTGGAAGTTTTATTAGCCATTTCGGTTTTTGCCGTTATGGTTGGTTTAACAGCTCCCATTTTTCAATCTTTTCAGGTAAAAAATGATTTGGATATTGCCGCTGAAATCACCGCCCAAACCTTGCGTCGTGCCCAAGCTTTATCTAGATCTGGCGAAGGTGATTCAAGCTGGGGATTTAAAGCGCAAATTGGAAGTTTGGTGCTTTTTAAAGGTAACAATTACCTTGGACGCGAGAGCAGTTTTGATGAAGTTTTTGAATTGCCCTCGACCATCAGCTGTTCAGGAAATGCCACCGAAGTAGTTTTTGATAAATTAACCGGCTTTCCAATCAATATTGGTAATATTATTTTGTCCACCTCTAATAATACGAGAACGATTATATTAAACGAAAAAGGCATGGTAAGTTATTAA
- a CDS encoding type II secretion system F family protein, which yields MNQTATKKPPQKRSRSPFNIGFRQEKDYFIENLAMLLTSGMTMIQAIEAVKSETKTAKMLKIMTDLEEEINSGSALWRALAKLKIFPDYIISLVRVGEQSGRLAENLKMIVEERRKDRIFKSQIYSATMYPILILLMALVVGTGIAWFILPKLASVFKQLRIDLPITTRALIALGEFLGQYGIYVVPFFLLFTIFLVYFLFFNSKTKHLGQGLLFRLPGTKRLILEIEISRFGYILGNLLEAGLPISDALSSLKGVATFRAFKKLYGYFEVSIAEGNSFKKTFANLPKINNLISNPLQQMIVAGEQSGNLSDVLLKIGKIYEEKINLTTKNLAIILEPVLLIIVWVVVLLIALSVIMPIYSLIGGMNK from the coding sequence ATGAATCAAACTGCTACCAAAAAACCTCCACAAAAACGTTCTCGTTCGCCTTTTAATATCGGTTTTCGTCAAGAAAAAGATTATTTTATTGAAAATTTAGCCATGCTTTTGACTTCTGGCATGACCATGATTCAAGCGATTGAAGCGGTCAAATCTGAAACCAAAACTGCTAAAATGTTGAAAATTATGACTGACCTTGAAGAAGAAATAAATTCCGGTTCCGCACTTTGGCGGGCCTTAGCTAAATTAAAAATATTTCCAGACTATATTATTTCTTTGGTGCGGGTTGGTGAACAATCTGGTCGTTTAGCTGAAAATTTAAAAATGATTGTCGAGGAACGTCGCAAAGATCGAATTTTCAAATCACAAATTTATTCCGCGACCATGTACCCAATCTTGATATTACTTATGGCGTTAGTAGTTGGAACCGGGATCGCTTGGTTTATTTTACCAAAATTAGCCTCGGTTTTTAAACAATTAAGAATTGATTTGCCAATCACCACTAGGGCTTTAATTGCGCTAGGCGAATTTTTAGGTCAATATGGTATTTATGTTGTCCCATTTTTTTTACTATTTACAATTTTTTTAGTCTATTTTTTATTTTTTAATTCCAAAACCAAACATTTAGGTCAAGGGTTATTATTTAGATTGCCTGGCACCAAAAGATTAATTTTAGAAATTGAAATTTCTCGGTTTGGTTATATCTTGGGAAATTTATTAGAGGCAGGTTTACCGATAAGTGATGCTTTGAGTTCTTTGAAGGGGGTGGCGACTTTTCGGGCTTTTAAAAAACTTTATGGGTATTTTGAAGTTAGTATTGCTGAAGGCAATTCTTTTAAAAAAACTTTTGCCAATCTTCCCAAGATTAATAATTTAATATCAAACCCTTTACAGCAAATGATTGTCGCCGGAGAACAGTCCGGAAATTTATCAGATGTTTTGTTAAAAATTGGTAAAATTTATGAAGAAAAAATTAATCTTACCACCAAAAATTTAGCCATTATTTTAGAGCCAGTGCTGCTCATTATCGTTTGGGTGGTAGTTTTATTAATTGCTTTATCGGTAATTATGCCAATTTATAGTTTAATCGGCGGCATGAACAAATAA
- a CDS encoding ATPase, T2SS/T4P/T4SS family, producing the protein MKLGILEEKIKEILLSEKYITKEDLKQAEKNHKLNRVSVIEYLLNTGIISKAILGQAIAEQYKVAFADLNYYQPTREQVLRIPKEIAKKLHLLLFKETEDQVILATDYPSQILDEKTKTIFKDKKIILAYAFGEEIETAFIHYKAPLKTRFSEIIASEKRIAPEIIQAIIEDALIFRASDIHFEPQSKEAVIRFRIDGVLREAGRLPKLIYENILNRIKVSSNMQIDEHYAAQDGTMRLIHKSEIIDMRISVVPTLDGETVAIRLLSQYVRSFTLEDIGLSPTDQELVKKIAKKPFGMILATGPTGSGKTTSLYALLKILNATEVNITTIEEPVEYRIVGTSQIQINPRTNLTFAKGLRSIIRQDPDIILVGEIRDRETAEIAVNAALTGHLLLSSFHANDASTAIPRLLDMGIEPFLLASTLELVVAQRLVRQICPSCRHSKNVKLASLKKILPNAEKYFQENQTLYEGKGCASCNQTGFKGRTAIFELIPNSGELNSLILKNPSSNQIQALARTQGHKSMFEDGIQKVKFGLTTLEELLRVASPEG; encoded by the coding sequence ATGAAATTAGGAATTCTTGAAGAAAAGATCAAAGAAATCCTTTTAAGCGAAAAATATATTACCAAAGAAGATCTCAAGCAAGCTGAAAAAAATCATAAACTCAATCGTGTTTCAGTGATTGAATATTTATTAAATACCGGTATTATTAGTAAAGCTATCCTGGGTCAAGCGATCGCTGAGCAATATAAGGTCGCTTTTGCGGATTTAAATTATTATCAACCGACTCGCGAACAAGTTTTGCGAATACCCAAAGAAATTGCCAAAAAATTACACCTTTTGTTGTTTAAAGAAACTGAAGATCAAGTTATTTTAGCCACAGATTATCCAAGTCAGATTTTAGATGAGAAAACAAAGACAATTTTCAAAGATAAAAAAATTATATTAGCTTATGCTTTTGGTGAAGAAATTGAAACTGCCTTTATCCACTATAAGGCGCCTCTTAAAACTCGTTTTAGCGAAATTATCGCTTCAGAAAAAAGAATCGCTCCAGAAATCATTCAAGCGATTATTGAAGATGCTTTGATTTTTAGAGCCTCAGATATCCATTTTGAACCGCAAAGCAAAGAAGCAGTTATTAGATTTCGCATTGACGGTGTTTTAAGAGAAGCGGGCAGATTACCTAAATTAATTTATGAAAATATTTTAAACCGCATCAAAGTTTCCTCTAATATGCAAATCGACGAACATTACGCGGCGCAAGACGGCACCATGCGTCTTATTCATAAATCAGAAATAATTGATATGAGAATTTCGGTCGTGCCAACCCTGGATGGAGAAACCGTAGCGATTCGTTTACTTTCCCAATATGTGAGGAGTTTTACCTTAGAAGATATAGGACTTTCTCCGACTGATCAGGAATTAGTAAAAAAAATTGCCAAAAAACCTTTTGGGATGATTTTAGCCACTGGTCCGACCGGTTCTGGTAAGACTACCAGTTTATATGCTTTGCTCAAAATATTAAATGCCACTGAAGTGAATATTACCACTATCGAAGAACCAGTTGAATATCGAATTGTCGGTACCAGTCAAATTCAAATCAATCCTCGGACTAATTTAACTTTTGCGAAAGGTTTGCGTTCAATTATCAGGCAAGATCCAGATATTATTTTGGTTGGCGAAATTAGAGATCGTGAAACTGCCGAAATTGCCGTTAATGCCGCTTTAACAGGACACTTATTACTTTCAAGTTTTCACGCCAATGATGCTTCGACCGCAATTCCGAGACTTTTAGATATGGGTATTGAGCCATTTCTCTTGGCCTCGACTTTGGAATTAGTGGTTGCCCAAAGATTGGTACGCCAGATTTGTCCAAGTTGTCGTCACTCAAAAAATGTCAAATTAGCCAGCCTTAAAAAAATTCTTCCAAATGCTGAAAAATATTTTCAAGAGAATCAAACCCTTTATGAGGGCAAGGGTTGTGCAAGTTGTAACCAAACCGGCTTTAAGGGACGAACGGCAATTTTTGAATTAATCCCAAACTCTGGCGAATTAAATAGCTTGATTTTGAAAAATCCTTCTTCAAATCAAATTCAAGCCTTAGCTCGAACTCAGGGGCACAAATCTATGTTTGAAGATGGTATTCAAAAAGTCAAATTTGGACTCACCACTTTAGAAGAATTGCTCAGGGTTGCTTCGCCCGAAGGATAA
- a CDS encoding response regulator — translation MAVPKAIYKKILVADDEKSLARALELKLSDAGFKIVSVDNGIKAMQILEKENFDLIVLDLIMPDMDGYEVMEKLKVMHNQTPIIALSNLSQEEDIQKAKDLGANEYYIKSDVPIVEIVKHVQDFFKK, via the coding sequence ATGGCTGTCCCAAAAGCAATTTATAAAAAAATCCTTGTGGCTGATGATGAAAAATCCTTAGCCAGAGCTCTTGAATTAAAATTATCAGATGCGGGTTTTAAAATTGTGTCTGTAGATAATGGCATTAAAGCCATGCAAATATTAGAAAAAGAAAATTTTGATTTAATTGTTTTAGATTTAATTATGCCTGATATGGATGGATATGAGGTGATGGAAAAATTAAAAGTGATGCATAACCAGACCCCAATTATTGCTCTTTCGAATTTAAGTCAAGAAGAAGATATTCAAAAAGCCAAAGATTTAGGCGCAAATGAATATTATATTAAATCTGATGTGCCGATTGTGGAAATTGTTAAACACGTTCAGGATTTTTTCAAAAAATAA
- a CDS encoding PEP-utilizing enzyme, with protein MTIKGIVANPGKYTGIAKIIGTKADLTGFKKGEIFVAHSINPGIASTLKKAGAIITDESGLTSHAAIISKEKDIPCLVGTRNATLAIRSGDKILVNAVDGWIKIL; from the coding sequence ATGACAATTAAGGGAATAGTCGCAAATCCAGGCAAATATACTGGGATTGCAAAAATTATTGGCACCAAAGCTGATTTAACAGGTTTTAAAAAAGGTGAGATTTTTGTCGCCCACTCGATTAATCCTGGTATTGCCTCCACGCTTAAAAAAGCCGGCGCCATTATTACTGATGAAAGCGGCTTGACTTCACATGCGGCGATTATTTCCAAAGAAAAAGATATCCCTTGTTTGGTTGGCACCAGAAATGCCACCCTGGCAATTCGAAGTGGTGATAAAATTTTAGTCAATGCAGTTGACGGTTGGATTAAGATTTTATAA
- a CDS encoding YARHG domain-containing protein codes for MVDSKTESTPKPSPVPASPTPSTPAPNKGSKTLLIIILIIVFALILLGVGGFFGWRYLAAKLKKTSTPTTTTTQNSSQTLQNLEEALKYPASVVTKSEKGTGTNESIEKTMETTDSLTQVYYHYMLLASDQKWGLGSRGYSTGGGAARIRIEEKDFQAYLNFEKNNATSKVNIKLSLQLGQFTASTDYDYDLTPPTNSSQSTSSATKSGTTPTNNYVISDSNTRIISESELINLTPWLLKVARNEIYARHGRAFVHKDLQCYFAQQNWYSVNTSYSNSLLTTIENKNITTILNYEEKINSPLLRVDSGC; via the coding sequence ATGGTAGATTCTAAAACTGAATCTACACCAAAACCGTCTCCAGTGCCTGCTTCGCCCACACCATCAACACCTGCGCCAAATAAAGGCAGCAAGACGCTGTTGATTATTATTTTAATAATTGTTTTTGCTCTAATCTTATTGGGAGTTGGCGGATTTTTCGGTTGGCGATACTTAGCCGCTAAATTAAAAAAGACCAGCACACCCACTACCACCACGACCCAGAATAGTTCCCAAACTTTGCAAAATCTCGAAGAGGCTCTAAAATATCCAGCTTCAGTTGTTACTAAATCCGAAAAGGGAACCGGTACTAATGAAAGTATTGAAAAAACAATGGAAACCACCGATAGTCTGACTCAAGTTTATTATCATTATATGCTTTTAGCCTCTGACCAAAAATGGGGTTTGGGTAGCCGCGGATATTCTACGGGTGGCGGCGCAGCCCGGATAAGGATTGAAGAAAAAGATTTTCAAGCTTATTTAAATTTTGAAAAAAATAACGCCACCAGCAAGGTCAATATTAAGCTTTCTTTACAACTTGGTCAATTTACTGCCAGTACCGATTATGATTATGATCTGACTCCTCCGACTAACTCCTCTCAATCAACTTCGTCAGCTACTAAATCTGGAACTACTCCCACGAATAATTATGTGATTAGTGATTCAAATACGCGAATAATTTCAGAATCTGAATTAATTAATTTAACCCCTTGGTTGCTAAAAGTCGCCAGAAATGAAATATATGCCAGACATGGCCGAGCTTTTGTTCATAAAGATTTACAATGTTATTTTGCCCAACAGAATTGGTATAGTGTAAATACGAGCTATTCAAATTCGTTATTGACGACAATTGAAAATAAAAATATTACCACGATCTTAAATTATGAAGAAAAAATAAATAGCCCTCTTTTAAGAGTAGATTCTGGCTGTTAA
- a CDS encoding NUDIX domain-containing protein translates to MEKFWAGGFLYNPKNKTILLHQRDFKTKFNPGKWAFFGGLNQKSESPKDCFIRELKEELGINIQTEQIKPVRDYLNKEFNTYRYVFYVESDLAKSAMTLKEGADFSWIDISKIAQYDLTQKTSLDLKFFLKNIIN, encoded by the coding sequence ATGGAAAAATTTTGGGCCGGCGGGTTTTTATATAATCCGAAAAACAAAACCATCCTTTTACACCAAAGGGATTTTAAAACTAAATTTAATCCTGGAAAATGGGCTTTTTTTGGTGGTTTAAACCAAAAATCAGAATCACCAAAAGATTGTTTTATTCGTGAATTAAAAGAAGAATTAGGTATCAATATCCAGACTGAACAAATCAAACCAGTTCGAGATTATTTAAACAAAGAATTTAATACTTATCGTTATGTTTTTTATGTTGAAAGTGATTTGGCGAAATCAGCCATGACTTTAAAAGAGGGAGCAGATTTTAGCTGGATTGATATTTCAAAAATCGCTCAATATGATCTTACGCAAAAAACTAGTTTAGATTTGAAATTTTTTCTGAAAAATATAATAAATTAA
- a CDS encoding methyltransferase domain-containing protein, which produces MQTYEYLISKLEEEAAMQRIPIISREEAIFLGETVQKNQPKNVLDIGAGIGYASLFLAAAMPEDGHLFAAESNFHAIQILMQTVRSAELDHIVEVISGDILETLPVMDIKFDLVFLDANPEENSTYLKMLEKKLHPGSIILASRAQSESHVMKDYLNEVRKSEKYDSNPHHFLDDSIEVSIVK; this is translated from the coding sequence ATGCAAACATATGAATATTTAATCAGCAAATTAGAAGAAGAAGCCGCCATGCAAAGAATTCCCATTATTAGCCGCGAAGAGGCCATCTTTTTGGGCGAAACCGTGCAAAAAAATCAACCTAAAAATGTTTTAGATATTGGCGCCGGTATTGGCTATGCCAGTTTATTTTTAGCGGCGGCAATGCCCGAAGATGGTCATTTGTTTGCCGCGGAGAGCAATTTTCATGCCATCCAAATATTAATGCAAACAGTTAGATCCGCCGAATTAGATCATATTGTTGAGGTTATTTCTGGCGATATTTTAGAAACTTTACCCGTCATGGATATTAAATTTGATTTGGTTTTTTTGGATGCTAACCCCGAAGAAAATTCAACATATCTAAAAATGTTAGAAAAAAAATTACACCCAGGTTCAATTATTTTAGCCTCAAGAGCCCAATCTGAAAGCCATGTCATGAAAGATTATTTGAATGAAGTTAGAAAATCAGAAAAATATGATTCAAATCCGCATCATTTTCTCGACGATTCTATAGAAGTCAGCATTGTGAAATAA
- a CDS encoding fibronectin type III domain-containing protein, with protein MFKIKKIFNILVSFAIFTLVFASSGTLQAADGTLDQSHEVTSSDGSLAIKSHQRIGQTFKPTMEKLTMVVVYITNAVGTLDLYVRSGEAGTVLTQMFGQAAINGWNSFDITNIDVVPGQTYSIYLNASTTNTQWSYTDSNKYVNGHAYWDSTVDNDKDFGFKTFGIDTTPPAAPADADDTPTGVDTSTNAGASPAANTTTTIKAPTAVRAEKITSDSKTAAKISWTKSVTTNVDGYRVFRKGGEVKDFKQVAQTTSAITNFINSNVTTDIKYTYMVRAYKGTKESVNSNEAEITLAKSSTKKSTSTNGLSIDQINWTDPIYLAFFGLAGVAILGFLLWYLIHRRKKLEAGL; from the coding sequence ATGTTCAAGATTAAAAAGATTTTTAATATCTTGGTTAGTTTTGCGATTTTTACCTTGGTTTTTGCCTCAAGCGGGACGCTTCAGGCGGCTGATGGTACCTTAGATCAAAGTCATGAAGTGACCAGTTCAGATGGCTCATTGGCAATTAAAAGCCATCAGCGGATCGGGCAAACTTTTAAACCCACCATGGAAAAATTAACCATGGTTGTGGTCTATATCACAAATGCTGTTGGTACCCTCGATCTATATGTTCGTTCGGGTGAAGCGGGTACGGTTTTGACGCAAATGTTTGGCCAAGCCGCTATTAATGGTTGGAATAGTTTTGATATCACCAATATTGATGTTGTTCCTGGACAAACTTACAGTATTTATTTAAATGCTTCAACCACAAACACGCAATGGTCATATACTGATAGTAATAAATACGTCAATGGCCACGCTTATTGGGATTCAACTGTTGATAATGATAAAGACTTTGGTTTTAAAACTTTTGGAATTGATACCACGCCGCCTGCTGCGCCTGCTGATGCTGATGATACTCCAACTGGTGTCGATACTTCTACTAATGCTGGGGCTTCACCCGCTGCCAATACTACCACCACCATTAAAGCTCCAACCGCCGTCAGAGCCGAAAAAATCACCTCAGACTCAAAAACCGCGGCAAAAATTTCTTGGACAAAATCTGTCACCACCAATGTTGATGGTTATCGAGTTTTTCGCAAAGGCGGCGAGGTTAAAGATTTTAAGCAAGTTGCACAAACCACATCTGCTATTACTAATTTTATTAATTCTAATGTAACCACAGATATAAAATATACTTATATGGTTCGAGCCTACAAAGGCACTAAAGAATCAGTTAACTCCAACGAAGCCGAAATTACCCTAGCTAAAAGTAGCACGAAAAAATCCACGTCCACCAATGGTTTATCTATTGACCAAATAAATTGGACAGATCCAATTTATTTAGCATTTTTTGGCTTAGCCGGAGTAGCAATTTTGGGCTTTTTGCTTTGGTATTTGATTCATCGCCGTAAAAAACTTGAAGCCGGACTCTAA
- a CDS encoding M15 family metallopeptidase — MIKIIESNEPLVNLKKLCPNFVIDLDASRMKKEKTAYLRKTVAKMLQKAEKFLPNGMTFIIGDAWRPQYVQRKIFKDFICKFTKKYPKWSEKRIIKEVEKYVAPADGKYASGHMTGGAVDLRLWKNDRKVPMKSSKLSYQENAKSIQSKLPVYLQNNRKIMFTALAKAGLSNYPSEYWHWSYGDIWWAERNHQKIAKYGVIKEVSNK; from the coding sequence ATGATAAAAATTATTGAATCAAATGAGCCTTTGGTTAATCTTAAAAAATTATGTCCTAATTTTGTGATTGATTTAGATGCTTCAAGAATGAAAAAAGAAAAAACCGCATATTTAAGAAAAACTGTTGCTAAAATGTTGCAAAAAGCAGAAAAATTTTTACCAAACGGAATGACCTTTATTATTGGTGATGCGTGGCGGCCACAATATGTTCAAAGAAAAATTTTTAAAGACTTTATCTGTAAATTTACTAAAAAATATCCCAAATGGTCAGAAAAAAGAATTATCAAAGAAGTTGAAAAATATGTTGCCCCCGCTGATGGCAAATATGCCTCCGGCCATATGACTGGTGGAGCCGTAGATTTGAGGTTGTGGAAGAATGACCGAAAAGTACCGATGAAAAGCTCAAAATTATCTTATCAAGAAAATGCCAAATCCATTCAATCTAAATTGCCGGTGTATCTTCAAAATAATCGGAAAATAATGTTTACAGCATTGGCTAAGGCTGGTTTATCAAATTATCCAAGTGAGTATTGGCATTGGTCATATGGTGATATTTGGTGGGCAGAAAGAAATCATCAAAAAATTGCCAAATATGGGGTGATAAAAGAAGTATCAAATAAATGA
- a CDS encoding dolichyl-phosphate beta-glucosyltransferase, with the protein MNKPFLSIIIPCYKEAKNLETTWAVFEKFATSQDYSVELIFVDDGSPDNTAEVLQKLTAGKDFCQAIIQDKNHGKGFAVKTGMLKATGDWRLFADADNATPIEQVEKLLAYKDKFEVMIGSRYLEEGHLKKKQPLYRILGGRFLNFFFKIFTGLKIKDSQCGFKLFSAKAAQEIFPRQTFARFSFDIEILTIAKFLGYQIAEVPVDWFARTKGTVNPIRDGIRFLWALKVVRWNLIRGLYKKPVAKMREV; encoded by the coding sequence ATGAATAAACCTTTTTTATCAATTATAATTCCTTGTTATAAAGAAGCGAAAAATTTAGAAACGACATGGGCTGTTTTTGAAAAATTTGCCACCTCGCAAGATTATTCCGTGGAATTAATTTTTGTTGATGATGGTAGCCCAGATAATACTGCCGAGGTTTTACAAAAATTAACTGCCGGCAAGGATTTTTGTCAGGCAATTATTCAAGATAAAAATCATGGCAAAGGTTTTGCTGTTAAAACTGGCATGCTCAAGGCGACAGGTGATTGGCGTTTATTTGCTGATGCCGACAATGCCACCCCAATTGAACAAGTGGAAAAATTATTAGCCTACAAAGACAAATTTGAGGTGATGATTGGCTCGAGATATTTAGAAGAGGGACATTTAAAGAAAAAACAACCCTTATACCGCATTTTGGGTGGTCGGTTTTTGAATTTCTTTTTTAAGATTTTTACTGGTTTAAAAATAAAAGATTCGCAGTGCGGCTTTAAACTATTTTCCGCCAAAGCCGCGCAAGAGATATTTCCCAGGCAAACCTTTGCCCGTTTTAGTTTTGATATTGAAATTTTAACGATCGCCAAATTTCTAGGATACCAAATTGCTGAAGTCCCGGTTGACTGGTTTGCGAGAACCAAAGGCACAGTGAATCCGATTCGTGATGGCATTCGCTTTTTATGGGCTTTAAAAGTGGTGAGATGGAATTTGATTCGCGGCTTATATAAAAAACCAGTTGCTAAAATGCGCGAAGTTTAA